In Terriglobales bacterium, a single window of DNA contains:
- a CDS encoding ATP-dependent DNA ligase, whose protein sequence is MQQLAELCEAVAGTSRKTEKVRLVAAYLRSRGLGDAAVSAVFLSGRPFPAHEETTLNLGGRQLWRVIAQLARKSDAAMTAAYRKHGDLGSAACEVLQARAKKKSDVNVSDVANYFRQIAKARGPAAKSALAAELLSKATPLEAKHIVKIITSELRIGLKESLVEEAIALAYDAPLAQVQRANMLLGDIGETLRLATRDALRQAQMRLFHPIGLMLASPAENADEAFTEFSEAQVEDKYDGIRAQAHVGAQAPRVRLFSRTRDEITESFPELAPALRAFRGELILDGEIVAWREGRALPFSELQKRLGRKKPTHTLMDEVPVAYLVFDVLYTEGEMVIDRPLRERGIMLDAAFADASPVIAAEATDAQGQLLFEPAAPSDTPKAEPRVIRAPTHRATSSQELEAMFERAQAGGNEGLMVKDVNSPYVPGRRGRSWLKLKRELATLDVVVTQAEWGHGKRAGVLSDVTFAVRSGERLLNVGKAYSGLTDEEIAELTQWFLEHTLEDRGFVRQVEPKIVLEVAFNAVMRSDRHDSGYALRFPRILRIRGDKSAEEIDTLETVRGIYERQRLAKSA, encoded by the coding sequence ATGCAGCAGCTTGCCGAACTGTGCGAAGCGGTCGCCGGGACCAGCAGGAAGACCGAAAAGGTCCGGCTGGTGGCGGCCTACCTGCGTTCGCGCGGCCTGGGAGATGCTGCCGTGTCCGCGGTGTTCCTGTCGGGGCGGCCGTTCCCGGCGCACGAAGAGACCACGCTGAACCTCGGCGGGAGGCAGTTGTGGCGGGTGATCGCGCAGCTCGCGAGAAAATCCGATGCGGCAATGACCGCCGCGTATCGCAAGCATGGCGACCTGGGTAGCGCGGCGTGTGAGGTATTGCAGGCAAGGGCGAAGAAGAAGAGCGATGTGAATGTATCGGATGTCGCGAATTACTTCCGGCAAATCGCCAAGGCGCGCGGGCCGGCGGCCAAGTCGGCGCTCGCTGCGGAACTCCTCTCCAAAGCTACACCTCTGGAAGCGAAGCACATCGTCAAGATCATCACCAGCGAGCTGAGGATCGGGCTGAAGGAGAGCTTGGTCGAAGAGGCCATCGCTCTTGCCTACGATGCCCCGCTGGCGCAGGTGCAGCGCGCTAACATGCTGCTGGGCGACATCGGAGAGACCTTGCGACTGGCCACGCGGGACGCTCTGCGGCAGGCACAGATGCGGCTCTTCCACCCCATCGGGCTCATGCTGGCCAGCCCGGCGGAGAATGCCGACGAGGCGTTCACCGAGTTCAGCGAGGCCCAAGTCGAGGACAAGTACGACGGCATCCGGGCCCAGGCGCATGTCGGGGCGCAAGCGCCGCGCGTACGGCTGTTCTCGCGCACCCGCGACGAGATCACGGAATCCTTCCCCGAGCTGGCGCCGGCGCTGCGCGCCTTCCGAGGCGAGCTGATCCTGGACGGGGAGATCGTGGCCTGGCGCGAGGGGCGGGCGCTTCCCTTCTCCGAGCTGCAGAAGCGTCTGGGTCGGAAAAAGCCGACGCACACCCTGATGGACGAAGTGCCGGTGGCGTACCTCGTCTTCGATGTCCTCTATACCGAGGGCGAGATGGTGATCGACCGGCCGCTGCGGGAGCGCGGCATCATGCTTGACGCCGCTTTTGCCGACGCGTCGCCAGTCATTGCGGCGGAAGCGACAGACGCGCAGGGGCAGCTCCTGTTCGAGCCAGCGGCGCCTTCGGATACTCCGAAGGCGGAGCCCAGGGTCATCCGCGCACCCACCCACCGCGCCACCTCCAGCCAGGAGCTGGAGGCGATGTTCGAGCGCGCGCAGGCAGGCGGCAACGAAGGCCTGATGGTCAAGGACGTCAACTCCCCGTACGTGCCCGGGCGGCGCGGCCGTTCGTGGCTGAAACTGAAGCGCGAGCTGGCGACGCTGGACGTGGTGGTGACCCAGGCGGAGTGGGGACATGGCAAGCGCGCCGGAGTACTGAGCGACGTCACGTTCGCGGTACGCTCCGGCGAGCGGCTGCTGAACGTCGGCAAGGCGTACTCCGGACTGACCGACGAGGAGATTGCGGAACTCACCCAGTGGTTCCTGGAACACACGCTGGAAGACCGCGGTTTCGTGCGCCAGGTCGAGCCCAAAATCGTGCTCGAGGTCGCCTTCAACGCGGTGATGCGCTCCGACCGCCACGACAGCGGATACGCCCTACGTTTCCCGCGCATCCTGCGCATCCGCGGAGACAAGTCCGCGGAAGAGATCGACACGCTGGAGACCGTCCGCGGCATCTACGAACGGCAGAGGCTGGCGAAGTCCGCGTAG
- a CDS encoding TetR/AcrR family transcriptional regulator, protein MVTALATSKLSTRLRLVEAARELFWEKGFEATSLGDVVKRAKANPGSLYYCFKTKEDLLLAVLERYRELVWPVVMEPAFNAVDDPMVRIFAVLEGYRQGLMATDFARGCPIGSLSLEIGEAFPSAREKIAANFDGWVGWVKKCFDEAGDQLPPEVDRAALARFVLTVMEGAVMQARAYHSLAPFDSAVEILRDYLARLVTEAEART, encoded by the coding sequence ATGGTGACTGCACTCGCGACCTCGAAACTCTCGACAAGGCTGCGACTCGTGGAGGCGGCGCGCGAGTTGTTCTGGGAGAAGGGCTTCGAGGCGACCAGCCTGGGCGATGTGGTCAAGCGGGCCAAGGCGAATCCGGGAAGCCTGTACTACTGCTTCAAGACCAAGGAAGACCTGCTACTGGCGGTGCTGGAACGCTACCGGGAGTTGGTGTGGCCGGTGGTGATGGAGCCGGCGTTCAACGCGGTCGACGATCCGATGGTGCGGATCTTCGCCGTACTGGAGGGCTACCGCCAAGGGTTGATGGCCACGGACTTTGCCCGTGGCTGCCCCATCGGCAGCCTCTCGCTGGAGATCGGAGAGGCTTTCCCCAGCGCCCGGGAGAAGATCGCGGCGAACTTTGACGGCTGGGTGGGATGGGTCAAGAAGTGTTTCGACGAGGCCGGTGACCAGCTGCCGCCGGAGGTAGACAGGGCGGCCCTGGCGCGGTTCGTGTTGACGGTCATGGAGGGCGCGGTGATGCAGGCACGGGCGTACCACAGCCTAGCCCCGTTCGATTCCGCGGTGGAGATACTGCGGGATTACCTGGCCAGGCTGGTGACGGAGGCGGAGGCGAGGACTTAA
- a CDS encoding PilZ domain-containing protein, which yields MALTTLVVCCDPQLLRKVVPVFELAGIDTDVCTRAEDAEQKLVANRYDATLIDCAGLPGARTVLENVRRSPVNRSTVTFAIVSEITSPREAAMLGASFVLDASFSQEWLLRSVRAAQGLMAQENRRYYRHPVDMVVWVQRPNDRRGEIPVTASDLSQGGLGIVTPLSLAEHSLLELRFTLPGGSPIDAQAEVLWTRSGRAGLQFTRLSSKSRARLVAWLMEQYELTQPPLPAVPQTMGAVQRPDASGMPRRLLCHAFAQNLPIAWKCSECGWRFSIRLEETRWRYANEPPVPVVSGFESHDCAQHPAGSVFASNAESTEKK from the coding sequence ATGGCTCTGACCACGCTGGTCGTGTGCTGCGATCCGCAGCTGCTCCGCAAGGTGGTCCCGGTCTTCGAACTTGCCGGGATCGACACCGACGTCTGTACCCGGGCCGAGGACGCCGAGCAGAAGCTCGTGGCCAATCGCTATGACGCCACGCTGATCGATTGCGCCGGGCTTCCCGGCGCCCGCACCGTCCTGGAGAATGTGCGCCGCTCGCCCGTCAATCGCTCCACCGTGACCTTCGCCATCGTCAGCGAGATCACCAGCCCGCGCGAGGCCGCCATGCTGGGCGCCAGCTTCGTGCTCGATGCCAGCTTTTCCCAGGAGTGGCTGCTGCGCAGCGTTCGCGCCGCCCAGGGCCTCATGGCGCAGGAGAACCGCCGCTACTACCGTCATCCGGTGGACATGGTGGTCTGGGTCCAGCGTCCCAACGACCGTCGCGGCGAGATCCCGGTCACCGCCAGCGACCTCAGCCAGGGCGGCCTGGGCATCGTTACGCCTCTTTCCTTGGCAGAGCACAGCCTGCTCGAGCTCCGCTTCACGCTGCCCGGCGGTTCTCCCATCGACGCCCAGGCCGAGGTCCTGTGGACGCGCAGCGGGCGCGCCGGCCTGCAGTTCACTCGGCTGTCGAGCAAGTCGCGGGCCCGGCTCGTCGCCTGGCTCATGGAGCAGTACGAACTCACGCAGCCACCCTTGCCCGCGGTCCCGCAAACCATGGGAGCGGTTCAGCGCCCGGACGCCTCCGGGATGCCTCGCCGCCTGCTATGCCACGCCTTCGCCCAGAACCTGCCGATCGCCTGGAAGTGCAGTGAATGCGGCTGGCGCTTCTCGATCCGTCTGGAAGAGACACGCTGGCGCTACGCCAATGAGCCGCCGGTACCGGTCGTCTCCGGATTCGAGTCGCACGATTGCGCTCAGCACCCCGCCGGCTCGGTCTTCGCTTCCAATGCGGAGTCCACCGAGAAGAAGTAA
- the def gene encoding peptide deformylase produces the protein MIYPIVKFGDPVLEKPAEPVTIFDDVLRKLIADMFESMYAAHGVGLAAPQIGISKRLVVIDVTFKEDPGAKLVLVNPEIVHLEGKQAGQEGCLSIPEFREQVTRAKRATIRAQDAEGRWFEREGEDLLARAFQHETDHLNGRLYISHISALKRDLMKRKIRKLVRAGEW, from the coding sequence ATGATTTACCCCATCGTCAAGTTCGGCGACCCGGTGCTGGAAAAGCCAGCGGAGCCGGTCACGATCTTCGACGACGTGCTGCGCAAACTCATCGCCGACATGTTCGAATCCATGTATGCGGCGCACGGGGTGGGGCTGGCGGCGCCGCAGATCGGGATCTCCAAGCGGCTGGTGGTCATCGACGTGACCTTCAAGGAGGACCCGGGCGCCAAGCTGGTGCTGGTGAACCCGGAGATCGTCCACTTGGAGGGCAAGCAGGCGGGGCAGGAAGGCTGCCTCAGCATCCCCGAGTTTCGCGAGCAGGTGACGCGGGCGAAGCGGGCCACCATCCGGGCACAGGACGCCGAAGGGCGGTGGTTCGAGAGGGAAGGTGAGGACCTGCTGGCCCGCGCTTTCCAGCATGAGACCGACCACCTCAACGGACGGCTCTACATCTCGCACATCAGCGCCCTGAAGCGCGACCTGATGAAACGCAAGATCCGCAAACTGGTCCGCGCAGGTGAATGGTGA
- a CDS encoding FixH family protein, with protein MKHLLLVFCFLSLFAGCSRDKTAPSAKATHSSQPVILATTVAPGSTLKMSVSFEPPQPVMSKKTTFHMTVTDLSGAPVNDAKVQASLVMPLMDMGKNEFALQPAGGGRYHGTGQFTMSGEWEVVLTANAAGKSGKTTFNVRVED; from the coding sequence ATGAAACATTTGCTGCTTGTATTCTGTTTCCTGTCACTGTTCGCCGGCTGCTCCAGGGATAAGACCGCACCTTCGGCCAAGGCCACGCATTCCTCGCAGCCGGTTATCCTCGCCACTACAGTAGCTCCCGGCTCCACACTCAAGATGTCGGTCAGCTTCGAGCCTCCGCAGCCGGTGATGTCGAAGAAGACCACCTTTCACATGACTGTCACCGACCTCTCCGGCGCGCCAGTCAACGACGCCAAAGTGCAAGCTTCGCTGGTCATGCCCTTGATGGATATGGGGAAGAACGAGTTCGCACTGCAACCCGCCGGAGGCGGCCGGTACCACGGGACTGGTCAGTTCACCATGTCGGGCGAATGGGAAGTCGTCTTGACGGCCAACGCCGCCGGCAAGTCCGGCAAAACCACCTTCAACGTCCGGGTCGAAGACTGA
- the fmt gene encoding methionyl-tRNA formyltransferase, giving the protein MVTDLVFCGTPRFAVPTLEALVQAGFRLRLVVTQPDRPRGRGQELAASPVKQAALALGLPVSQPEKIKDNPDFRRQLESLAPRAIVVVGYGRLIPPWMLGLPPLGNINLHASLLPQYRGAAPIQWAIANGESVTGNTTMLLNEGLDTGDILLQEEIRIAPQDTAATLGPRMAESGARLMVKTLRELEAGRIRPKPQDSSRATLALILTKEDGRIDFQRPARDIFNRMRGFQPWPGAFTVFRGKNLAVHTAAPVERRDIPPGELRVEQGRLFVGCAPGTALEFLELQPEGKRHMTAADLVNGYRVRSGEKLGG; this is encoded by the coding sequence ATGGTGACCGACCTGGTCTTCTGCGGCACGCCGCGCTTCGCGGTGCCCACGCTGGAAGCGCTGGTGCAGGCCGGGTTCCGCCTCCGCCTGGTGGTCACGCAGCCGGACCGGCCGCGCGGACGCGGCCAGGAACTGGCGGCGTCCCCGGTCAAGCAGGCAGCGCTGGCGCTGGGTCTGCCGGTCAGCCAGCCCGAGAAGATCAAGGACAACCCGGATTTCCGCCGGCAACTGGAGTCCCTGGCGCCCCGCGCCATCGTGGTAGTCGGCTACGGGCGGCTGATCCCGCCCTGGATGTTGGGGCTGCCGCCGCTCGGCAACATCAATCTGCACGCCTCACTGCTGCCTCAGTACAGGGGCGCGGCGCCGATCCAGTGGGCCATCGCCAACGGGGAGTCCGTCACCGGCAACACCACGATGCTGCTGAACGAGGGCCTGGACACGGGCGACATCCTCTTGCAGGAGGAGATCCGAATCGCGCCCCAGGACACGGCCGCTACCCTGGGACCACGCATGGCGGAGTCGGGAGCGCGGCTGATGGTGAAGACGCTGCGTGAGCTGGAGGCAGGACGCATTCGTCCAAAGCCCCAGGACAGTTCGCGCGCCACGCTGGCGCTCATCCTGACCAAGGAGGACGGGCGCATCGACTTTCAGCGCCCGGCGCGCGACATCTTCAACCGCATGCGCGGCTTCCAGCCCTGGCCCGGCGCATTCACGGTATTTCGCGGAAAGAACCTGGCAGTGCACACCGCCGCGCCGGTCGAAAGAAGAGACATCCCACCAGGAGAGCTACGCGTCGAGCAGGGCCGCCTGTTCGTGGGCTGCGCCCCGGGGACGGCGCTGGAGTTCCTCGAGCTGCAGCCCGAGGGCAAAAGGCACATGACGGCGGCCGACTTGGTGAATGGCTACCGCGTCCGTAGCGGAGAGAAGCTCGGCGGATGA
- a CDS encoding PASTA domain-containing protein: MRRFFRYLLMALVLLTVMLFSAMTAMRMAIHGREVATPKLLGLSMEQAERVASDSGLLLDTESRFYSDTVPEGRIVTQLPAPGTRVRRGWRMRLALSLGPQRAVIPDLAGQSPRAAEINVRRRGLDVGVVAVAHIPDAAPDQVLAQSPPANATSVASPKVNLLVSAPEESQAYVMPNLRGRQLADAAQALQQAGLKLGTVTATEAGATPGTILKQSPAPGQRVTPGMTVNFEVTK, encoded by the coding sequence ATGCGTCGCTTCTTCCGCTACCTGCTGATGGCCCTGGTGCTGCTGACGGTCATGCTGTTCTCTGCCATGACCGCCATGCGCATGGCCATCCACGGGCGCGAGGTGGCGACCCCCAAGCTGCTGGGGCTGAGCATGGAGCAAGCGGAGCGCGTCGCCTCGGACAGCGGCCTGCTGCTCGATACCGAGAGCCGGTTCTACAGCGACACCGTCCCCGAGGGCCGCATCGTCACCCAGTTGCCGGCGCCGGGCACGCGGGTCCGCCGCGGCTGGAGGATGAGGCTCGCGCTCAGCCTGGGGCCGCAACGCGCTGTCATCCCCGACCTGGCCGGCCAGAGCCCGCGGGCCGCGGAGATCAACGTGCGCCGGCGCGGGCTCGACGTGGGAGTGGTGGCGGTGGCGCACATCCCCGACGCCGCTCCCGACCAGGTCTTGGCGCAATCGCCGCCCGCGAATGCGACGTCGGTCGCGAGTCCCAAGGTCAACCTGCTGGTCAGCGCCCCCGAGGAGTCTCAGGCTTACGTCATGCCCAACCTGAGGGGTCGGCAACTGGCCGACGCGGCCCAGGCCCTGCAACAGGCCGGGCTCAAGTTGGGAACGGTCACAGCCACGGAGGCCGGAGCGACCCCAGGGACGATCCTCAAACAGTCGCCCGCGCCCGGCCAGCGAGTCACGCCGGGCATGACCGTGAACTTCGAGGTCACAAAGTAG
- a CDS encoding methylated-DNA--[protein]-cysteine S-methyltransferase, with amino-acid sequence MQRNLGNVFASPVEFAGDYNVQSMREIFYGRHVAPIGPLIVGVSEEGLAVLEFEKGHLRPQRRRGDVWTRSARRVAPVIAELNDYFAAKRRHFSIPLDLRGTDFQLRCWQALLDIPYGQTITYAELARRVGCPRGFRAVGMANHDNPVAIVVPCHRVLASDGSLGGYGGGLDLKRALLELEGALPRTLNLLPA; translated from the coding sequence ATGCAGCGGAACTTAGGCAATGTGTTTGCCTCTCCGGTTGAGTTTGCGGGCGATTACAATGTCCAGTCCATGCGCGAGATTTTCTATGGCCGCCATGTCGCACCGATCGGGCCGCTGATCGTCGGCGTGAGCGAGGAGGGTCTTGCCGTCCTGGAATTCGAGAAGGGCCATCTTCGGCCGCAGCGACGGCGGGGCGATGTGTGGACGCGCTCGGCCCGCCGGGTCGCGCCCGTCATCGCCGAACTGAACGACTACTTCGCCGCGAAGCGCCGGCATTTCTCGATCCCGCTTGACCTGCGCGGCACCGACTTCCAGCTCCGCTGCTGGCAGGCTCTGCTGGATATCCCCTACGGGCAAACCATCACCTACGCCGAGCTGGCGCGCCGCGTGGGCTGCCCCCGAGGCTTCCGCGCTGTAGGCATGGCGAACCACGACAACCCGGTCGCCATCGTCGTCCCCTGCCATCGCGTGCTGGCCTCGGACGGCTCTCTCGGCGGCTACGGCGGCGGACTGGACCTCAAGCGCGCGCTCCTGGAGCTCGAGGGCGCCCTGCCGCGCACCCTCAACCTGCTTCCCGCATGA
- a CDS encoding DUF2071 domain-containing protein, with product MSSIPEILRAVQHRPWLLPRRPWIMVQTWHDLLFAHWRLAPQVLRPLVPEQLELDLYDGSAWVAVAPFWMSGVRARGLPPLPGLSRFPELNVRTYVTLGGKPGVFFFSLDAANPAAVCSARVAYHLPYYHARMRTERCGEAVHYGCERLQGPRTAEFRSQYRPLSPVFHSEAGSLEHFLTERYCLYAVRGRQTWRGEIHHVPWPLQRAEAVIEKNTMASAVGLELPNEAPHLLFARELKVLVWWPEKARTQHPLSSP from the coding sequence GTGAGCTCGATCCCGGAGATCCTGCGGGCCGTGCAGCATCGTCCGTGGCTGCTGCCGCGGCGCCCCTGGATCATGGTCCAGACCTGGCACGACCTGCTGTTCGCCCACTGGCGATTGGCGCCCCAGGTGCTCCGGCCATTGGTCCCCGAACAGCTGGAGCTCGATCTGTACGACGGGTCGGCGTGGGTGGCCGTCGCGCCGTTCTGGATGAGCGGCGTGCGCGCTCGCGGGCTGCCGCCGCTGCCGGGACTGTCGCGGTTCCCGGAATTGAACGTCCGCACCTACGTGACCCTGGGTGGGAAGCCGGGCGTCTTCTTCTTCAGCCTGGACGCCGCCAACCCTGCTGCGGTGTGCAGCGCGCGCGTCGCATACCACCTTCCCTACTACCACGCCCGGATGAGGACCGAGCGTTGTGGCGAGGCGGTGCACTACGGCTGTGAGCGCCTGCAAGGGCCCCGCACGGCTGAATTCCGCAGCCAGTATCGGCCACTCTCGCCGGTCTTCCACTCCGAAGCCGGATCGCTCGAGCATTTCCTCACCGAGCGTTACTGCCTTTACGCAGTCAGAGGCAGGCAGACTTGGCGCGGGGAGATCCACCATGTCCCGTGGCCGCTGCAGCGCGCGGAAGCCGTGATCGAGAAGAACACCATGGCGTCCGCGGTTGGACTGGAACTACCGAACGAAGCGCCCCACCTGCTCTTCGCGCGAGAGCTGAAGGTGCTCGTCTGGTGGCCCGAAAAGGCTCGCACCCAGCACCCGCTATCCAGTCCCTAG
- a CDS encoding cation diffusion facilitator family transporter has product MVGHVHDGMKASRILRISLLLTLAYIVLLVVTGIRAHSLALLSEAGHNLSDFLALLLSWVAVFFQGRPPTSTKTFGYQRTGVLAAFINALTLVAVAFLIFYEAGRRLYHPEPVHAGVMMVVAAAGIAMNGIIAVLLYRTSRDVNIRSALVHEIGDTLSTAAVLFGGWGILLTGQTWIDPALSFGIGALILWSSFGIIRETLNILLEGTPRGMQLDEIAGRIRAIPGVLDVHDLHAWSLGSESHALSCHIQIADIPPSESEIILRRVNEQLASAFRIFHTTIQFEHAVCDVAHGCVVPVAEENAHGEGRSH; this is encoded by the coding sequence ATGGTGGGGCATGTCCACGACGGCATGAAGGCCTCGCGCATCCTGCGCATCTCCCTGCTGCTCACTCTGGCCTACATCGTCCTGCTGGTCGTCACCGGCATCCGCGCGCACTCCCTGGCGCTGCTCTCCGAGGCGGGCCACAACCTGTCCGACTTCCTGGCCCTCCTGCTTTCCTGGGTAGCGGTGTTCTTTCAGGGCCGGCCGCCGACCTCCACCAAGACCTTCGGCTACCAGCGTACGGGCGTTCTCGCGGCCTTCATCAACGCGCTGACGCTGGTGGCGGTCGCCTTCCTGATCTTTTACGAAGCCGGACGCCGGCTCTACCATCCCGAACCGGTGCACGCGGGCGTGATGATGGTCGTCGCCGCCGCTGGCATCGCCATGAACGGCATCATCGCGGTGCTGTTGTATCGCACCAGCCGGGACGTGAACATCCGCAGCGCACTGGTCCACGAGATCGGCGACACTCTGTCCACGGCCGCCGTCCTGTTCGGCGGCTGGGGCATCCTGCTGACCGGCCAGACCTGGATCGATCCGGCGCTCTCCTTTGGCATCGGCGCCCTCATCCTGTGGTCCTCGTTCGGCATCATCCGCGAGACGCTGAACATCCTGCTGGAAGGCACCCCGCGGGGCATGCAGCTCGACGAGATCGCGGGCCGGATCCGCGCCATCCCCGGCGTTCTCGACGTCCACGACCTGCACGCCTGGAGCCTAGGGTCGGAGAGCCACGCGCTCTCCTGCCATATCCAGATCGCCGACATCCCTCCGTCGGAGAGCGAGATCATTCTCCGCCGGGTCAACGAGCAACTGGCGAGCGCCTTCCGCATCTTTCACACCACCATCCAGTTCGAACACGCGGTGTGCGATGTCGCCCACGGCTGCGTCGTTCCGGTCGCCGAGGAAAACGCCCACGGGGAAGGGCGCAGCCACTGA
- the recA gene encoding recombinase RecA: MADEKAKAIDLALSQIEKQFGKGSIMRLGTKDAVVPIAVIPTGAISFDAALGVGGFPRGRVVEIFGPEASGKTTIALQVIAEAQKSGGMAAFVDAEHALDPQYAKKLGVDTDNLLVSQPDYGEQALEITEALVRSGAIDVLVVDSVAALVPKAELDGEMGDSHVGLQARLMSQALRKLTGTVSKSRTCLIFINQIREKIGVMFGNPETTTGGRALKFYSSVRIDIRRIAAIKEGDAVLGSRTRVKVVKNKVAAPFREAEFDIMYGEGISHEGDVLDLAVLHEIVEKSGAWFSYKGERIGQGRENAKQFLKDNKDVLAKVEAEVRKKLGIASPADKAQAAAAPLEQAKPIPIGRR; this comes from the coding sequence ATGGCAGACGAGAAGGCAAAGGCGATCGATCTGGCGCTGTCGCAGATCGAAAAGCAGTTCGGCAAAGGCTCGATCATGCGGCTGGGTACGAAGGACGCGGTGGTGCCCATCGCGGTGATCCCGACGGGGGCGATCTCGTTCGACGCGGCGCTGGGCGTGGGCGGGTTCCCGCGCGGCCGGGTGGTGGAGATCTTCGGGCCGGAGGCGAGCGGCAAGACCACCATCGCGCTGCAGGTCATCGCGGAGGCGCAGAAATCGGGGGGCATGGCGGCGTTCGTGGATGCTGAGCATGCGCTCGACCCGCAATACGCCAAGAAGCTGGGCGTGGACACCGACAACCTGCTGGTGTCGCAGCCGGACTACGGCGAGCAGGCGCTGGAGATCACCGAGGCGCTGGTGCGCTCGGGTGCGATCGACGTGCTGGTGGTGGACTCGGTGGCGGCGCTGGTGCCCAAGGCGGAACTGGACGGCGAGATGGGCGACAGCCACGTCGGGCTGCAGGCCCGCCTGATGTCGCAGGCGCTGCGCAAGCTGACGGGCACGGTCTCGAAGTCGCGCACCTGCCTGATCTTCATCAACCAGATCCGGGAGAAGATCGGGGTGATGTTCGGCAATCCGGAGACCACCACCGGGGGGCGGGCGCTGAAGTTCTACTCCTCGGTGCGCATCGACATCCGGCGCATCGCGGCCATCAAGGAGGGCGACGCGGTGCTGGGCTCACGCACGCGGGTGAAGGTGGTGAAAAACAAGGTGGCTGCGCCCTTCCGCGAGGCCGAGTTCGACATCATGTACGGCGAGGGGATCTCGCACGAGGGCGACGTACTCGACCTGGCGGTGCTGCACGAGATCGTGGAGAAGTCGGGCGCCTGGTTCAGCTACAAGGGCGAGCGCATCGGGCAGGGACGCGAGAACGCCAAGCAGTTCCTAAAGGACAACAAGGACGTGCTGGCGAAGGTCGAGGCCGAGGTGCGCAAGAAGCTGGGCATCGCCAGCCCGGCGGACAAGGCGCAGGCCGCGGCCGCGCCGCTTGAGCAGGCCAAGCCCATCCCCATCGGAAGAAGGTAG
- a CDS encoding SRPBCC domain-containing protein — MSSRWMWIVAVVVMVGQCRAGDRILRTEAVVHAPVSEVWKAFTSKEGVQAWMVPVAEVDLRLGGTLKTNYNPQAKIGDPGTIVHHILSYEPERMLTTRFTAPETAPDWAKVAQATWAVYRFEPISPQETRVTVTMLGWGTGAAWEESYDHFRRGNEWELQQLVKHFFPQMSEPELMKGKEKTAHSAELEKKVICAPAATFKLWTTEEGLRKFFSEGAHVDPWPGGRYEIIFNPKVDPEAKSYGTGGARVLRFVPDKELAFEWVAFTLDDGTPHVAGPPQMPAAVRNQRPLPTWVELHFQPAQAGGTDVQLGYYGSREGGKWDESFAYFQKAWAKVLGNLEQYCAETAGAAVPHE, encoded by the coding sequence ATGTCCAGCCGATGGATGTGGATAGTCGCAGTGGTCGTGATGGTGGGACAGTGCCGGGCCGGCGATCGGATCCTGCGGACGGAGGCGGTGGTACACGCGCCCGTTTCCGAGGTATGGAAAGCGTTCACCAGCAAGGAAGGCGTGCAGGCATGGATGGTGCCGGTGGCGGAGGTGGACCTGCGCCTGGGCGGCACCCTGAAGACGAATTACAACCCGCAGGCGAAGATCGGCGACCCGGGGACGATCGTGCACCACATCCTCAGCTACGAGCCGGAGCGCATGCTGACCACCCGCTTCACGGCGCCCGAGACCGCCCCCGATTGGGCAAAGGTGGCGCAGGCCACCTGGGCGGTCTATCGCTTCGAGCCGATATCGCCGCAGGAGACGCGCGTGACCGTGACCATGCTCGGTTGGGGCACAGGAGCCGCGTGGGAGGAATCCTACGATCACTTCCGGCGCGGCAATGAGTGGGAGCTTCAGCAACTGGTGAAGCACTTCTTCCCGCAGATGTCCGAGCCGGAGTTGATGAAAGGGAAGGAGAAGACGGCGCACAGCGCCGAACTGGAAAAGAAGGTCATATGCGCTCCGGCGGCGACCTTCAAGCTGTGGACGACCGAGGAGGGCCTGCGCAAGTTCTTCAGCGAAGGCGCGCACGTCGATCCCTGGCCCGGCGGGCGCTACGAGATCATCTTCAATCCAAAAGTGGACCCGGAGGCGAAGTCCTACGGCACCGGCGGAGCGCGGGTACTGCGGTTCGTGCCTGACAAAGAACTGGCATTCGAGTGGGTGGCGTTCACCCTGGACGACGGGACGCCGCATGTGGCCGGTCCGCCGCAGATGCCGGCCGCCGTCCGCAACCAGCGCCCTCTGCCGACCTGGGTGGAGCTCCACTTCCAGCCGGCGCAAGCGGGCGGGACCGATGTCCAGCTCGGCTACTATGGCTCGCGCGAAGGCGGCAAGTGGGACGAGTCGTTCGCCTATTTCCAGAAAGCCTGGGCGAAGGTGCTGGGGAACCTGGAGCAGTACTGCGCGGAGACAGCCGGGGCGGCTGTCCCACACGAGTAA